The Planctomycetia bacterium genome has a segment encoding these proteins:
- the tssI gene encoding type VI secretion system tip protein TssI/VgrG, with the protein MGARSLPGVFVGAGRETKLLIHITDIDRLTVMCPFKQQEHRLGLETPLGPDALLLARLSGTEEMSRLFHFKLDLLSEDDGLPAPGIVGKNVTFRADYPDGSPRFFNGFVNRFTYCGRGDRLSVYRAEVVPWLWFLTRTTDCRIFQGKKAPDIVKQIFSDLGFTHFKFDLQGNHPTWDYCVQYRESDFQFVSRLLEEEGIFYYFQHENGKHTLMLGDHKDAFKDAKDKDVEFRAKLSEGNVTDHIWNWEHQYEFRTGKWAQTDYNFETPTTSLMANASSVVKLDGNSKFEQYEYPGGYEVRADGDANVKVRMEEEEVAFDTVRGAGQCRSFSPGGKFKLVGHHSSREQGKGYVLTRVVHTAQSEASYANEASAEVEPYHNEFECIPDSVVFRPERRTTKPLIQSVQTAVVTGPAGEEIFTDKYGRVKVQFYWDREGKQDDKTTCWMRVSQVHAGKSFGGIDIPRIGEEVIVSFIDGDPDRPLITGRVYNAGNMPPYGLDGPDNAKNKVISGMKSKTYKGSGYNEFIMDDTPGKELIRVHGQYDMDTTIEHDLREKVRHNRTRSVSVNETISIGVNRTETVGKNESLTVGENREQTIGMNDTLTVGLIRTHVVGVNDSITVGAAQEITVGGVRTVTVGGAMNYAVGGAMAIAVGGAVEEAIGGKYELAAGDDMTASIKKKLKIDAGDEIEIVTGAASIVMKKDGKIEISGTDVTMKAGAGKVNIDASGIITIKGPMVKINT; encoded by the coding sequence ATGGGCGCCCGCTCATTGCCCGGCGTTTTTGTTGGCGCCGGTCGCGAAACGAAACTTCTGATTCACATCACCGACATCGACCGGCTAACCGTCATGTGCCCCTTTAAACAGCAAGAGCATCGCTTAGGTTTGGAAACGCCGCTGGGCCCCGACGCGCTGTTATTGGCGCGGCTCAGTGGGACCGAGGAGATGTCGCGGCTATTTCACTTCAAACTGGACCTGCTTTCTGAGGACGACGGGCTGCCGGCGCCGGGGATTGTCGGCAAGAACGTCACGTTTCGCGCCGACTATCCCGATGGCTCGCCGCGGTTCTTCAATGGCTTCGTGAATCGCTTCACGTATTGCGGTCGCGGCGACCGGCTGAGCGTATACCGCGCCGAGGTAGTCCCTTGGCTCTGGTTTCTGACCCGAACCACCGATTGCCGCATCTTCCAGGGGAAGAAGGCGCCGGACATCGTCAAGCAGATCTTTAGCGATCTCGGCTTCACGCACTTCAAGTTCGATCTGCAAGGCAATCATCCCACTTGGGACTACTGCGTGCAGTACCGCGAAAGCGACTTTCAATTCGTTTCGAGGTTGCTGGAAGAGGAAGGCATCTTCTATTACTTCCAGCACGAAAACGGCAAGCACACGTTGATGCTTGGCGACCATAAGGACGCCTTCAAGGACGCTAAGGACAAGGACGTCGAGTTCCGCGCCAAGCTCAGCGAGGGCAACGTCACCGATCATATCTGGAACTGGGAGCATCAATACGAATTCCGCACTGGCAAGTGGGCGCAGACGGATTACAACTTCGAAACCCCGACGACGAGTTTGATGGCGAACGCGTCCAGCGTCGTCAAGCTTGATGGCAACTCAAAATTCGAACAGTACGAGTACCCCGGCGGTTACGAAGTCCGCGCCGACGGCGACGCGAACGTCAAAGTCCGCATGGAAGAAGAAGAGGTCGCCTTCGACACGGTGCGCGGCGCGGGGCAGTGCCGCTCATTCTCGCCTGGCGGCAAGTTCAAGCTGGTGGGGCATCACTCGTCGCGCGAACAGGGGAAAGGCTACGTGCTGACCCGCGTGGTGCACACCGCGCAGAGCGAGGCGAGCTACGCTAACGAAGCGTCAGCCGAGGTCGAGCCCTATCATAATGAGTTCGAATGCATCCCGGACAGCGTCGTGTTCCGTCCGGAGCGGCGCACCACGAAGCCGTTGATTCAAAGCGTGCAAACGGCCGTGGTGACCGGCCCTGCGGGCGAGGAAATCTTCACGGACAAGTACGGTCGCGTGAAAGTGCAGTTCTACTGGGACCGTGAAGGAAAGCAAGACGACAAGACGACCTGCTGGATGCGGGTCTCGCAGGTCCACGCCGGCAAGAGCTTCGGCGGCATCGACATTCCGCGCATCGGCGAAGAGGTGATCGTCTCGTTCATCGACGGCGATCCCGACCGCCCGCTGATCACCGGCCGGGTGTACAACGCCGGGAATATGCCGCCGTATGGGCTCGACGGGCCGGACAATGCAAAGAACAAAGTCATTTCCGGCATGAAGTCGAAGACCTACAAAGGCTCCGGCTACAACGAATTCATCATGGACGACACGCCCGGCAAGGAGTTGATCCGCGTCCATGGCCAGTACGACATGGACACGACGATCGAGCACGACTTGCGCGAAAAGGTGCGGCACAACCGTACCCGTAGCGTGTCGGTCAACGAAACAATTTCGATCGGCGTCAATCGCACCGAGACCGTCGGCAAGAACGAGTCGCTGACGGTCGGTGAGAACCGCGAACAGACGATCGGTATGAATGACACGTTGACCGTAGGACTCATTCGCACGCATGTCGTCGGGGTGAACGACTCCATCACCGTCGGCGCCGCGCAAGAGATCACCGTGGGCGGCGTTCGCACGGTGACCGTGGGCGGCGCGATGAACTACGCGGTCGGCGGCGCCATGGCGATCGCGGTCGGCGGCGCCGTGGAAGAGGCCATCGGCGGCAAGTACGAGCTGGCCGCCGGCGATGACATGACCGCGTCGATCAAGAAGAAACTGAAGATCGACGCTGGCGATGAGATTGAAATCGTGACCGGCGCGGCCAGCATCGTCATGAAAAAGGACGGCAAGATCGAAATCTCCGGCACCGACGTCACGATGAAAGCCGGCGCCGGCAAGGTGAACATCGACGCCAGCGGCATCATCACGATCAAGGGCCCGATGGTCAAAATTAACACCTAG
- a CDS encoding PAAR domain-containing protein, producing the protein MSGQPAARIGDTIACAVPQATPAALPHAPPPGLPIVPPGAIQVVIGGKPAARMGDQSICISPAPLPNPILKGAFPVPISGMPAARLTDQGTHPGSVIMPPCCPTVLIGLSGTTGNPRVGNQQCQNLAAGRTPPAGSTTPGGAPLQANTAGQSYNNCGVESARQLINQANGSNVSQEALFNQSIASGNAGQPAIGSTSNGTVVTAANQAWMSGGTNANGRVAILAANGVPASTLPTTAAGPQVADLGVSLSNGRGAIAAIDTNGMPGWGTQSGAHAITVTGMEYDDNGNITKVTYNDTGVGQCNVTVTAAQFQTALNGRTAMASAGGQAPVPFVVTNNPIW; encoded by the coding sequence ATGAGCGGACAACCAGCGGCGAGAATCGGCGATACCATCGCTTGCGCCGTGCCGCAAGCGACGCCCGCGGCGTTGCCGCATGCGCCGCCGCCGGGCTTGCCGATCGTCCCTCCGGGAGCGATCCAGGTCGTGATCGGTGGCAAGCCCGCCGCGCGGATGGGCGATCAGAGTATCTGCATCAGTCCGGCGCCATTGCCGAATCCCATTTTGAAGGGCGCGTTCCCGGTGCCAATCTCCGGCATGCCGGCGGCGCGGCTCACCGATCAAGGGACGCATCCCGGCTCGGTGATCATGCCGCCATGCTGCCCGACGGTATTGATCGGCCTTTCGGGCACTACGGGCAATCCGCGCGTCGGGAACCAACAGTGCCAAAATCTCGCCGCCGGGCGCACGCCCCCGGCGGGTTCCACGACTCCTGGCGGGGCCCCGTTGCAGGCCAACACCGCCGGGCAAAGCTATAACAATTGCGGCGTGGAATCCGCGCGACAATTGATCAACCAAGCGAACGGCTCGAATGTCTCGCAAGAAGCGCTGTTCAATCAGTCGATTGCCAGCGGCAATGCCGGCCAGCCGGCGATCGGCAGCACGTCCAACGGCACGGTCGTCACCGCGGCGAACCAGGCCTGGATGAGCGGCGGCACCAACGCGAACGGCCGCGTTGCAATCTTAGCGGCGAACGGCGTACCGGCGTCCACCTTGCCAACTACGGCAGCTGGTCCGCAAGTCGCGGATCTCGGCGTTTCACTCTCGAACGGGCGCGGCGCGATCGCGGCCATCGACACCAACGGCATGCCCGGCTGGGGCACGCAGAGCGGCGCGCACGCGATTACCGTCACCGGCATGGAATACGACGACAACGGGAACATCACCAAAGTCACTTACAACGACACCGGCGTCGGCCAATGCAACGTGACGGTCACCGCGGCGCAGTTTCAAACCGCGTTGAACGGTCGCACCGCCATGGCGTCGGCTGGCGGGCAGGCCCCGGTGCCGTTCGTAGTGACCAACAACCCAATTTGGTAG
- the xerC gene encoding tyrosine recombinase XerC: MQTEVGRFLQYLNAERNASALTLKSYREDLANLSTFLGENYGGHAPDAGHVTTLDLRGYLAHLHQQQYAKTTIARRLAALRSFFRFGQREGWAKSNPAKPLRTPRRSQHLPHFLSSDELGRLLETPTVANASGLRDRAILETLYSAGLRVSELVGLNDGDLDFAADVLRVRGKGRRERLSPIGSHASRALRVWLGERKLHPREKQGLAAPVFVSRLGKRLTTRSVGRLLEKYLRESGLDQRTTPHTLRHSFATHLLDRGADIRSVQELLGHKSLVTTQIYTHVSTAALRAAYEKAHPRAR; encoded by the coding sequence ATGCAAACCGAAGTCGGACGGTTTCTGCAGTATTTGAATGCCGAGCGGAATGCTTCGGCGTTGACGTTGAAGAGTTATCGTGAGGACCTGGCGAATCTCTCCACGTTTCTGGGTGAAAACTACGGCGGACATGCTCCTGACGCCGGGCATGTGACCACGCTGGATTTGCGCGGCTATCTCGCGCATTTGCACCAACAGCAGTACGCCAAGACAACGATCGCGCGGAGACTGGCGGCGCTACGGAGCTTCTTTCGCTTCGGCCAGCGTGAAGGTTGGGCCAAGAGCAATCCGGCCAAGCCCTTGCGGACGCCGCGCCGCAGCCAGCACTTACCGCATTTTCTCTCATCCGACGAACTCGGCCGCCTGCTGGAGACGCCGACCGTCGCTAACGCCAGCGGACTGCGCGACAGGGCGATACTCGAAACGCTCTACTCCGCCGGCTTGCGCGTCAGCGAACTCGTCGGACTGAACGACGGCGATCTCGATTTTGCGGCGGACGTGTTACGCGTGCGTGGAAAAGGACGCCGTGAGCGCCTGTCACCGATCGGTTCGCACGCTTCCAGGGCATTGCGCGTCTGGCTGGGCGAACGCAAATTGCATCCGCGAGAAAAACAGGGACTGGCCGCGCCGGTGTTCGTGAGCCGGTTGGGCAAACGCCTCACCACGCGAAGCGTGGGACGGTTGCTGGAAAAATACCTCCGCGAATCCGGCCTCGACCAGCGCACGACGCCGCACACCCTGCGGCATAGCTTCGCCACGCACCTGCTGGATCGCGGCGCGGATATCCGCAGCGTGCAGGAATTGCTCGGCCACAAGAGCCTGGTGACGACGCAAATCTACACGCACGTCAGCACGGCCGCCCTTCGCGCGGCTTATGAAAAAGCGCACCCGCGAGCACGCTAG